The genomic region CAGTAATTACGACCGCGTCCCGCTAAGGACGCAACAGGTCGGTGGGCAATGGGTGGCTCCCCGCTTCCGTGAGGAAGCGGGGAGTTTTTTTGAGCCCAGCCAGAGATCAACTTTTTCTTGCCAAAATGACACGCGTGTCAGTAATCTGGACGGCGCCTGTACTCGCGGGCGTGACGATGGAGGGTTTGCGTCATGGCGGAATCAAAACGAACAAAGACGGCGGGCCGGGGCCTGGAGACTCCCCCCAGCGATATCCCGTTCCCGTCGGTAGCGATCATCGGGTCCGGGTTCGGCGGCCTGTGCATGGCGATCAAGCTGAAAGAGGCGGGCTTTCAGGCCATCACGATCTTCGAGAAGGCGGACCGGGTAGGCGGCACCTGGCGGGACAACAGTTATCCCGGCGCGGCGTGTGATGTGCCATCGCATCTTTACTCGTTCTCGTTTGAACCGAAGTCCGACTGGTCGCGGGCGTTCCCCGAACAATCCGAAATCCTCGGCTACATCGACCACGTTGCGGACAAATACAACTTGCGGCCGCATATCCGGTTCCGGACAGAAGTTACCGCCGCCGAGTTTGATGAAGCCAAGGGCCTCTGGCGGATCGAGACCATCACAGGTAGCTCCGAAAACAATGGCTCCAGGGGCCGTCATGAAACCCACTTTGCCCATGTGCTCGTGTCTGCCTGCGGACAGCTCAACCGGCCGGCCTATCCGGATATTCCGGGACTCGACCGGTTCGAGGGTGTGCAGTTCCACTCGGCCCGCTGGAACCATCAACACAGTCTGAAAGGGCGCAAGGTGGCGGTGATCGGTACGGGTGCGAGCGCGATACAGTTCGTTCCGCCAGTGGCAGAGCAGGCAGGCCAGCTCCATGTCTTCCAGCGCACGCCGACATGGATCCTGCCCAAACCCGACCGGCCGTACATGAACTACGAAAAGCGGCGGTTCCGCAAGTTCCCTGCCTGGCGCGAGACCTACCGCAACTGGCTTTACTGGAGTCTGGAGGCGCGATTTGCGGCGTTGAATCAGGGAAGCGTGCTGGGCGAGATGGTCAAGCGTGCCGCCCTTGAACACCTGGATTCACAGGTAAAATGGCCGCTCCTCAAGAAAGCCCTGAC from Deltaproteobacteria bacterium harbors:
- a CDS encoding NAD(P)/FAD-dependent oxidoreductase is translated as MAESKRTKTAGRGLETPPSDIPFPSVAIIGSGFGGLCMAIKLKEAGFQAITIFEKADRVGGTWRDNSYPGAACDVPSHLYSFSFEPKSDWSRAFPEQSEILGYIDHVADKYNLRPHIRFRTEVTAAEFDEAKGLWRIETITGSSENNGSRGRHETHFAHVLVSACGQLNRPAYPDIPGLDRFEGVQFHSARWNHQHSLKGRKVAVIGTGASAIQFVPPVAEQAGQLHVFQRTPTWILPKPDRPYMNYEKRRFRKFPAWRETYRNWLYWSLEARFAALNQGSVLGEMVKRAALEHLDSQVKWPLLKKALTPDYELGCKRILISNDYYPAIQRPNVALITTPVERFTKNSVVDRDGRSYDVDTVIFGTGFETTGFLAPIRITGLGGQSLKEAWKDGAEAFLGVTVAGFPNLFMLYGPNTNLGHNSILFMIECQVHYAIQCIRRLVDRRLKYLHPDPDRQREYNEWVQAELKKRVWATGCHSWYVNEKGKNTNNWPTYTVSYWRKTRQVDFSAYRSEAR